DNA sequence from the Gallaecimonas pentaromativorans genome:
GGGGTGTTTTTTCCGCTGTGGTTTGTCAGCCAGGGCCTGGGTAACCACGGTTTGTGGCTGGCGCTGACCGCCTTTATGGGAATGCGAGGCTTAAGTCTTTGGTATATCTACCGAAAACCGGGATTTATCAGCGGTCAAGAAACTGGCTAAAGCGGTTGCAGAAGATGCCAAGATAACCCCAGGCCGCCAGCGCGAAACCGGGAATGGCAAAGAACAGGCCAGGCACCTGCAGCAGCGGGTTGCCCTTGGCGCCCATATAAACGAAGAACAGGCCCAGTACGAACAGTGCAAAGCCGGAGAGGAAGCGGCGCATGGATCGCCTGGGCTCGCTGCCCAGGCGATAAATGAGCTGGCGCATCAGTAGTAGGAATGCTCGCCGGCTTGGTGCTCGGTCATGTCTTTGACACCGCTCAGCTCGCCCGGGAAGGCGGCCAGTAGTTCTTTCTCGATGCCTTCTTTGAGGGTGACGTCCACCATGGAGCAGCCGTTGCAGCCGCCGCCAAATTGCAGCACTGCTACGCCGTCTTTGGTGATTTCCATCACCGCCACCCGGCCGCCGTGCCCCGCCAGTTGCGGGTTGACCTGGGACTGGATCATGTACTCGACCCGCTCGATAAGCGGAGCGTCGTCGGCAACCTTGCGGACCTTGGCGTTGGGGGCCTTGAGGGTCAGCTGGGAGCCCATCTGGTCGGTCACGAAATCAATCTCTGCCTCTTCCAAGAAGGGCGTGGAGGCTTCGTCGACCACGGCGTCAAAGCCGCTGAAAGGCAGGCGGACATCGGTGGCTTCCACAGCGTCCGGCGGGCAATAGGACACACCGCACTCGGCGTTGGTGGTGCCGGGGTTGACCACAAAAACCCGAATATTGGTGCCGTCGGGCTGGTCGGCCAGCAGTTTGCTGAAATGGGCCTGGGCGGCCTCGGAGATGCGGATCATGGTGCCTCTCATAAAACCTGACTACTTTACTGGGTTATGATAACGCGCTTGGTAGCCAAAGCACAAAGCAGTAAATTGGTCGCCCCAATCGCCTTAACCAAAAAGCCTTATTCATGAGCCCCCAATTGCCCGACCCCCTCCATGCCCTGGCCCAGGAAGGCTGGACCCTGCTGGGTAGCGCAAGGCTGAGCCAAAGCGATGCCCTCGGCCTTTGGCAGCAGCGCTTTACCGCCCTGGCCGAGCGGGACCAGGAGCGCGTTGCAAATTGGCTGCAAAAATCGGTGGCGGCCGGTAACCGCGAAAAATACCCCGCCTGGCTGCGCCGGTTTGTGGCGCTGGCGGCGGTGATGATCGCCGGCGCCCTGTTGCTGCTGGACCCAAAGGCCCAGGGCACGGTGTTCTTTTGGGTGTTCTTGCCGCCGCTGCTGTTGCTGTTGGGGGCGGTAGTGGCCCATCGCACCCGCCTTAAACTGCGCCAGCGCAACCTGGCGCTGCTGCTGGCAGGTAAAGGCTGATGCGCCAAAAAGCCTTGCCCCTTGGCCTTCGCAGCCTGGCGCGCCGGGCTTTGGGGCTGATGGCCGCCCGGCGCCTCGATGAGGTTGCCAAAGCAGATTGGCAGCAAAGCTATCAGCGCTTGGATGCCCACCAGCAACAACAGCTGGCTCTGTGGCTACAGATTGAGGTGGCCCAGCGGCCTTTGGCGGTGGGTAACAGCCTGTGGCTGGCGCTGTTGGTGGCCATGGTGCTGAGCGGCATCGCCATCGGTTACCTGCGCCACCAGGGGCTGACCCTGGCCGCCGAGCTGGCTACCCTTCCGGCTGTGGTGCTGGCGGCGCTGCTGGCCTATCTGCCCTGGCGCCAAAAAAAGCGCCGCCTTGCCCACTTGGCCGCGCTGTTGGCCGCTCAGCCGCCGCTTTGAAAAGGTAATCAACCTGTTATGCCGCTGTTGCTTTAGGTAGCCTAAACCCAGATTTCCCTGACAGCGACACGCCATGAAACGCCTTATTCCCCTGCTACTTACCCCGCTTTTGGCCTGGGCCCAGTCCAGTAGCGAGTATTTTCCCGGCGAAAGCTTCAACCCGGCGCTGCCAAGCCCGGAGGCGGTACTGGGCTTTGGCATTGGTGAGCGCCACCTGCGTTTTGACGAGCAGCAGCGCTACCTGGCGGCGCTGGCGGGGCAATCTGACCGCATCAAAACCATCAACATTGGCCAGACCCTTGAGGGGCGACAGCAGGTGCTGCTGGCCATCTCCAGCCCCAAAAACCTGGCGCGGCTGGAGGCTATTCGCAGCCAACACCTTCAGGTGCTGGAGGGTAAAGCCCAGGCGGATCTGCCCAGCATTGTCTGGCTGGGCTACTCGGTGCACGGCGACGAACCCTCCGGCGCCAATGCCGCGCCGCTGGTGGCTTACTGGCTGGCGGCCAGCGACACCCAGGAAGTGGGCGCCATCCTCGACAACACCGTGGTGCTGATGGACCCAGCCCTCAACCCCGATGGCCTGGACCGCTACGCCAATTACGCCAACAACATGCAAGGCCAGCATAATTCCGATTCCCTGAGCCACCGCACCCGCTGGCAAGACTTCCCTGCCGGGCGGCTGTCGCACTATGGTTTTGATCTGAACCGCGACTGGCTACTACTAACCCACCCGGCTTCTCAAAACCGCATCCGGTTTTGGCAGCAATGGCTGCCGGCGGTGTTTGGGGACTTCCACGAAATGGGCCCCGACAGCACCTTTTTCATGCAGCCTGGGGTGGCCAGCCGGGTCAACCCCCTGACCCCGGCGCAAAACCAGGCCCTGACCCGCCAATTGGCCCAGTCGGTAGCCAAGGGCATGGACCAGCAGCAGCGGCTCTACTTTACCGGCGAGTCTTATGACGATTTCTACTGGGGTAAGGCCTCCAGTTATGGCGACGCCCTGGGGGCCATCGGCATCCTCTACGAGCAGGCCCGCGCCCGCGGCATGCAGGTAGCTACGCCGTTTGGTGAGATGAGCTTTACCTTCACCATCGAAAACCAGCTTACCGCCAGCAAGGCGCTGCTGGCCGGGGTGCTGGCCAACAAGGCGGCGCTGGCAAGTTACCAAGGCGCGTTTTTCAAAAACGCCCTGGCTCTTGCCGACCAGGACAAAACCAAGGGCTATGTGCTGAAAAACCCGGGAGACCAGGCGCGGCTGGACGATCTGGCGGCGCTGCTGAGCCAGCACGGCATCAAGGTCAGCAAGCTGGGCGAAGACATCAGCCTTGGCGGCGAAAAGCTGCATAAAGGCCGCGACCTTTTTATCGACGCGCGCCAGCCCCAGTACCGCTTACTCAAATCGGTGTTCAGCCGCCAAACCGAGTTTGAAGACAACACCTTTTACGATGTCTCTGCCTGGAACCTGGGCCTGGCCTACAACATCGAGGTGCTGCCGGTGGGCGGCTGGTCCTACAGCAAGGCGCTTAATGGCAAGCCCTGGCAGCCAGCCAAGGCCGCGCCGGCACCGGTAACGGCTCATTACGCCTGGGCCTTTGACTGGGCCGACAGCCGGGCCCCGGCGCTGTTGGCCGATGTGCTCAGAGCCGGCATCAAGGTGTTTGCGCTGCCGGGAGAAGCTGATAACGGCCAGGTGCACCTCAAAGCGGGGGACATGCTGATCCCGGCCGGCGCCCAGCAACCAGCGGAGCTGGTGGCGACCCTGGACCGACTCAGCCGCCGCCATGGGCTCGCCATCCAAGGCATGGACAGCGGCTTTTCCCAAAGCGGTGTCAGCCTTGGCAGCCGCGGCCTGCAACGGGTCACCCTGCCCAAGGTGGGGCTGCTGGTGGGGCGGGATATCAACGCCCAGCGCGCCGGTGGCGTTTGGCAGAGCCTCGATACCAAGGCCGGGCTGGCGGTAACGCTGCTGGACGACAGCGTGCTGCCCTGGCTGGATCTTCGCGAATTCACCCACCTTATCGTGCCGGCGGCGGCGCCTATTGCCCTCAACCCCCTGCAAAGCCAGCGCCTGGCCCAGTGGGTGCAGCAGGGTGGCCACCTAGTCCTGATGACCGACGCCGTGGCTTGGGGCGTGCACAGTGGCCTGCTCAATGCCGAGCTGGTGGATGACAAAGCCCGCCTGGCGAGCTTTTCCACCGACGGCCAGGGTTATGGCGACAAGGGCAGCCACCGGGCCCAAACCCTCATTGCCGGCACCCAGGTGCTGGCGGATCTGGACCCAAGCCACCCCCTCAATTACGGCTTGGGCAGTGACACCCTGGCGCTGATGCGAGACCACGAAGTGATGCTGGCCAAGGTGGCCGGCGAGTTCACGGTGCCGGCCCGCTATGACGCCAAACCGCTGCTGGCAGGCTTTATGGCGCCGCAAAACGCCAAGGCCCTGGCGGGTACGGCAGCCGCTGTGGCCCAGCATTTTGGCCAGGGCACGGTGGTGGCGTTTTTGGACGATGTGAGTTTTCGCGGTGTGCAGCGCGGCTCGGAGCGCTGGCTCAGCAACGCCCTTTATTTCAACTTTTGATAGCTGGCAGGGCCGCTTGGCCCTAGCCCATAAACCACAGCGGGCGAATGCCCATGGCCTGGGGCATGGTCATCAGCAGCAGCAGGCTGGTGAGGCTGATACACAAGGACACCAGCAGCCGGTCGATACGGCGGCCGGCTTTGCCGTCGTTACGGAACAGCACCAGCCCCAGCAACTGGCTCAGCAGGTGCAGGCTGACAAGGCCGCAAAGGGCAAATAGGGCGGTCAGAATGATGGTGAACAGGTCGAGGTTCACGGCGGCAACAGGGTAATTAAGCAGAGCTGCCTTTGTATCGAATTACCGGGCTGCTGTCATCGGGGAGCAGATTGTTTGCTTTTTTTTCAAACAGTTGTCAATCCGTCATGCCCTGGCCAGGCACCATACCTGCACCCGTTCACAGCCTGCGGCTTTGAGTAGCTGCGCCAAGGCGGCCACCGTGGTGCCGGTGGTCATCACATCATCCACCAGGGCCAGGTGTCGGGGTACTGGGCCGGTGAGGCTAAAGGCGCCTTTGAGATTCTGCCGGCGCGCCCTTTTGCCAAGACCTTGCTGATGAGCGGTGGCGCGATTGCTTTGTACCAACCCGGCCGCCACCGGCACCCCCAACGCCTTACCCAGGTAATTTGCCAGCAGCACCGACTGATTAAAACCCCGCCACAGCCGCCGAGACCAGTGCATGGGCACCGGCACCAGGCAGTCGGGCAGATCTACCGCCGTTAGCGTGGCCAGCAGCGGCTGGCATAATGGAGCGTCAAGCCACCATTGGCGCTGATATTTGAAGCGATGAATTAAATGCGAAAAGGGCGGGCCGTAAGGCACGCCAGCATGTACCTCATCAAAGGGCGGTGGCTGGCGGGCGCACTGGCGGCAAAGGGCCGGCCCCGGCTCGGCGCAGCGCCGGCAGCGAGACTGCGGCCGGTGCAGGTCTG
Encoded proteins:
- the nfuA gene encoding Fe-S biogenesis protein NfuA, giving the protein MIRISEAAQAHFSKLLADQPDGTNIRVFVVNPGTTNAECGVSYCPPDAVEATDVRLPFSGFDAVVDEASTPFLEEAEIDFVTDQMGSQLTLKAPNAKVRKVADDAPLIERVEYMIQSQVNPQLAGHGGRVAVMEITKDGVAVLQFGGGCNGCSMVDVTLKEGIEKELLAAFPGELSGVKDMTEHQAGEHSYY
- a CDS encoding M14 family zinc carboxypeptidase, with product MKRLIPLLLTPLLAWAQSSSEYFPGESFNPALPSPEAVLGFGIGERHLRFDEQQRYLAALAGQSDRIKTINIGQTLEGRQQVLLAISSPKNLARLEAIRSQHLQVLEGKAQADLPSIVWLGYSVHGDEPSGANAAPLVAYWLAASDTQEVGAILDNTVVLMDPALNPDGLDRYANYANNMQGQHNSDSLSHRTRWQDFPAGRLSHYGFDLNRDWLLLTHPASQNRIRFWQQWLPAVFGDFHEMGPDSTFFMQPGVASRVNPLTPAQNQALTRQLAQSVAKGMDQQQRLYFTGESYDDFYWGKASSYGDALGAIGILYEQARARGMQVATPFGEMSFTFTIENQLTASKALLAGVLANKAALASYQGAFFKNALALADQDKTKGYVLKNPGDQARLDDLAALLSQHGIKVSKLGEDISLGGEKLHKGRDLFIDARQPQYRLLKSVFSRQTEFEDNTFYDVSAWNLGLAYNIEVLPVGGWSYSKALNGKPWQPAKAAPAPVTAHYAWAFDWADSRAPALLADVLRAGIKVFALPGEADNGQVHLKAGDMLIPAGAQQPAELVATLDRLSRRHGLAIQGMDSGFSQSGVSLGSRGLQRVTLPKVGLLVGRDINAQRAGGVWQSLDTKAGLAVTLLDDSVLPWLDLREFTHLIVPAAAPIALNPLQSQRLAQWVQQGGHLVLMTDAVAWGVHSGLLNAELVDDKARLASFSTDGQGYGDKGSHRAQTLIAGTQVLADLDPSHPLNYGLGSDTLALMRDHEVMLAKVAGEFTVPARYDAKPLLAGFMAPQNAKALAGTAAAVAQHFGQGTVVAFLDDVSFRGVQRGSERWLSNALYFNF
- a CDS encoding ComF family protein, which translates into the protein MTSAFSRILARLGAQAKPEGLCWLCLEPSALPLCSCCLADLHRPQSRCRRCAEPGPALCRQCARQPPPFDEVHAGVPYGPPFSHLIHRFKYQRQWWLDAPLCQPLLATLTAVDLPDCLVPVPMHWSRRLWRGFNQSVLLANYLGKALGVPVAAGLVQSNRATAHQQGLGKRARRQNLKGAFSLTGPVPRHLALVDDVMTTGTTVAALAQLLKAAGCERVQVWCLARA